The Hahella sp. HNIBRBA332 genome window below encodes:
- a CDS encoding acyl-CoA dehydrogenase family protein: protein MEFDHSPRAAGYIQRVRDFIRDRVLPAEQEYYAHLAEPGQTWTQPPIMETLKAEAKREGLWNLFLPEEEFGPGLSTLEYAPLAEEMGWSFIAPEVFNCNAPDTGNMEVLARYGSREQQDAWLKPLLAGEIRSAFAMTEKDVASSDATNMQATIVVEGDEAVVNGRKWWTSNAGHPRCEFFIFMGVTNPDADRHQRHSMVIVPRNTPGVNVKRMLPVFGQLDEPYGHGEVHFENVRVPIGNIIAGPGRGFEIAQGRLGPGRIHHCMRAIGAAERALQLMCERSLSRIAFGKPLAKLGGNADIIANARMDIEMARLLTLQAAYKIDKYGVFAAMSEISQIKVVAPSLCQRIVDQAIQMHGGAGVSDDFPLTALFGYARVLRLADGPDEVHRALIAKYELKKYQR from the coding sequence ATGGAATTCGATCATTCGCCGCGTGCTGCGGGCTACATTCAGCGAGTTCGCGACTTTATCCGCGACCGGGTCTTACCTGCGGAACAAGAGTATTACGCCCACTTGGCGGAACCCGGACAGACCTGGACCCAACCGCCGATTATGGAAACTCTGAAAGCGGAAGCAAAGCGGGAAGGTCTGTGGAACCTGTTTTTACCGGAAGAGGAGTTCGGCCCCGGACTCAGCACGCTGGAATACGCGCCGTTGGCCGAGGAAATGGGCTGGTCGTTCATTGCGCCTGAGGTTTTCAACTGCAACGCGCCGGATACTGGCAACATGGAGGTGTTGGCGCGCTATGGCTCTCGCGAGCAACAAGACGCTTGGCTGAAGCCCCTGCTGGCGGGTGAGATTCGCTCCGCGTTCGCCATGACTGAAAAGGATGTTGCTTCTTCCGACGCCACTAATATGCAGGCGACCATTGTCGTTGAGGGGGATGAGGCAGTGGTGAATGGCCGCAAATGGTGGACTTCCAACGCTGGTCATCCTCGTTGTGAATTTTTTATCTTCATGGGCGTCACCAACCCTGACGCTGATCGTCACCAACGCCACTCTATGGTCATCGTGCCGCGCAACACGCCGGGTGTGAATGTGAAGCGCATGCTGCCGGTTTTTGGTCAGTTGGATGAGCCATACGGTCATGGCGAAGTACATTTCGAAAACGTGCGTGTCCCCATTGGCAATATCATCGCTGGTCCCGGTCGTGGCTTTGAAATCGCCCAGGGTCGATTGGGCCCGGGCCGCATTCATCACTGCATGCGCGCTATTGGCGCAGCGGAGAGGGCATTACAGCTCATGTGCGAGCGGTCGTTGAGTCGTATCGCTTTCGGCAAGCCATTGGCTAAGCTGGGAGGGAACGCGGATATTATCGCCAACGCGCGTATGGATATTGAAATGGCGCGGCTGCTGACGCTGCAGGCGGCGTATAAAATTGATAAATACGGTGTGTTTGCGGCGATGAGCGAGATTTCGCAAATCAAAGTTGTGGCGCCGAGTTTGTGTCAGCGTATTGTGGATCAGGCGATTCAGATGCACGGCGGCGCCGGCGTCTCAGATGACTTTCCGCTGACGGCGCTGTTTGGATATGCGCGAGTGCTACGCTTGGCGGACGGGCCCGACGAAGTGCATCGGGCTCTGATCGCCAAATATGAACTTAAAAAATACCAACGATAG
- a CDS encoding SDR family oxidoreductase has protein sequence MHRFPEKRVAITGAASGLGLATARHFLSRGWRVAFADVQDETGNAIVASLGLPENRAFYQHVDVTRVRDIQAWRRKIVELWGGLDILVNNAGVAAHGGIGEAPLEDWEWVIDIDLMGVVRGCKEFAPLFKRQRSGQIVNIASMAGLVHAPEMGSYNAAKAGVVALSETLVGELSPFGVGVNVVCPGFFSTGLASTARSPNPKLKETMEKLFAGSKLSAADVAERLYDGVEKQHFYILPHANYRLLWWLKRYAPAVYLRSMKTLGRRLLAKRQDNDESVETAEKGRAVG, from the coding sequence ATGCATCGATTTCCAGAAAAGCGCGTTGCGATAACCGGCGCCGCCAGCGGATTGGGACTGGCCACTGCACGGCATTTTCTCAGCCGGGGTTGGCGGGTGGCTTTCGCGGATGTGCAGGATGAGACCGGGAATGCGATTGTGGCGTCGTTGGGTTTGCCCGAAAACCGCGCCTTTTATCAGCATGTAGACGTCACCAGGGTGCGGGATATACAGGCCTGGCGGCGCAAAATTGTAGAGCTATGGGGCGGTCTGGATATCCTGGTGAATAACGCCGGCGTGGCGGCCCATGGCGGAATCGGCGAAGCGCCGCTGGAAGACTGGGAATGGGTGATCGATATTGATCTCATGGGCGTGGTGCGTGGTTGCAAAGAGTTCGCCCCATTGTTTAAACGGCAACGCTCCGGCCAGATCGTTAATATCGCCTCCATGGCGGGACTGGTGCATGCCCCGGAAATGGGCTCGTATAACGCCGCCAAAGCCGGTGTTGTGGCGCTCTCTGAAACCCTGGTTGGCGAGTTGTCTCCCTTTGGCGTTGGCGTAAATGTCGTTTGTCCAGGCTTCTTCTCAACCGGACTTGCAAGTACGGCGCGCTCCCCCAATCCCAAACTCAAAGAAACCATGGAAAAGTTATTCGCAGGCTCCAAGCTGAGCGCGGCGGATGTGGCGGAACGTTTGTATGACGGTGTGGAGAAGCAGCATTTCTACATCTTGCCTCACGCCAATTACCGGCTGTTGTGGTGGTTAAAAAGATACGCGCCCGCAGTCTATTTGCGAAGCATGAAGACCCTGGGACGTCGCCTTTTGGCGAAGCGACAGGACAATGATGAGAGTGTGGAAACGGCGGAAAAGGGGCGAGCGGTAGGATGA
- a CDS encoding phosphotransferase family protein, translating into MTFADSAGAVRAGEELNATVIDAFLKQHLTGLSGELQIHQFPGGASNLTYLLKYPDQEFVLRRPPFGRKAKSAHDMGREYRVMQGLRGIYPYVPAMVAFCEDESVIGGEFYVMERLKGVILRGDPPAGMPFSEADQRALCHNMVDRLVELHQADWENTPLKALLKEGDYVERQIDGWCDRYRRARTEDAPDYEEVMTWLQQHKPKQIRQCMVHNDYRFDNLVLDADNLMNIIGVLDWEMATIGDPLMDLGNSLAYWVQRDDPAPLHMLRRQPTHLPGMMSRAEIVDYYLQRADLSIPSFDFYEVYGMFRLVVIIQQIYYRFHHGQTQDKRFASFIQAVQYLDGYLRDKIHASSLS; encoded by the coding sequence ATGACATTTGCTGACAGCGCGGGCGCGGTTCGCGCTGGCGAAGAACTTAACGCAACGGTGATAGACGCCTTTCTTAAGCAGCATTTGACGGGGCTGTCGGGCGAACTGCAGATTCATCAGTTTCCCGGCGGCGCCTCCAATCTGACCTATCTCCTGAAGTATCCCGATCAGGAATTTGTGTTGCGACGCCCTCCCTTTGGACGCAAAGCGAAATCCGCTCATGATATGGGGCGCGAATACCGAGTAATGCAGGGCTTGCGAGGGATATATCCCTATGTGCCTGCGATGGTGGCGTTTTGTGAGGACGAGAGCGTTATCGGTGGCGAATTCTATGTCATGGAGCGTCTCAAGGGCGTCATTCTGCGTGGCGACCCGCCAGCGGGAATGCCGTTCAGTGAAGCGGATCAGCGCGCACTTTGCCATAACATGGTGGATCGACTGGTGGAGTTGCATCAAGCGGACTGGGAGAACACGCCCCTGAAAGCCTTATTGAAGGAAGGCGATTACGTCGAGAGGCAGATTGATGGTTGGTGCGATCGCTATCGACGCGCAAGGACGGAGGACGCGCCGGATTACGAAGAAGTGATGACCTGGCTGCAGCAGCACAAGCCGAAGCAGATACGGCAATGCATGGTGCATAACGACTATCGCTTCGACAATCTGGTTCTGGACGCTGACAACCTGATGAACATTATCGGTGTGCTGGACTGGGAAATGGCCACCATTGGCGATCCGTTGATGGACCTGGGCAACAGTCTGGCGTATTGGGTGCAACGGGATGACCCGGCCCCTTTGCATATGCTGCGGCGTCAGCCCACGCATTTGCCAGGGATGATGAGTCGTGCGGAGATTGTCGACTATTACCTGCAGCGAGCCGATCTCAGTATTCCCAGCTTTGATTTCTACGAGGTGTACGGCATGTTTCGATTAGTCGTCATCATTCAGCAGATCTATTACCGCTTCCACCACGGACAGACACAGGACAAACGTTTCGCCAGCTTTATTCAGGCTGTGCAGTATCTGGACGGCTACTTAAGGGACAAAATTCATGCGTCCTCTCTATCCTGA
- a CDS encoding histidine phosphatase family protein produces MGAVYLIRHGQASFGDNDYDKLSELGRVQAQRLGGYLAEKGLRLDAWRSGLLNRQIDTASIALNAMGSEAEVARRHGFNEFDHVAVLAKVLPELAQRDADAAAFVGGGSDRRRSFQKVFEKVIAAWLERDEWEDVDSWSIFSDRAVQTFESTLEELGGGRNIAIVTSGGVITAILQRVLGLSSSAAFSMNWSIVNASITKIMYSGGGRRSLAYFNNYSYLQCGRDRSYVTWR; encoded by the coding sequence ATGGGCGCGGTCTATTTAATTCGCCATGGGCAAGCCAGTTTTGGCGACAACGACTACGACAAGTTGTCTGAGCTCGGGCGCGTCCAGGCGCAGAGGCTGGGCGGTTATCTGGCTGAGAAAGGCCTGCGTCTGGATGCATGGCGAAGCGGTTTGCTGAATCGTCAGATAGACACTGCGTCCATTGCGCTCAACGCGATGGGCTCAGAGGCGGAAGTCGCTCGCCGCCATGGCTTCAATGAATTCGACCATGTCGCTGTATTGGCCAAAGTGCTGCCTGAACTGGCGCAACGGGATGCAGATGCTGCGGCCTTTGTAGGCGGAGGGAGTGACCGCAGGCGCAGCTTTCAGAAAGTGTTTGAAAAGGTGATTGCCGCCTGGCTTGAGAGGGACGAATGGGAGGACGTGGATTCCTGGTCGATATTCAGCGACCGAGCCGTTCAGACATTTGAATCCACACTGGAGGAACTTGGCGGCGGTCGCAATATCGCCATTGTAACCTCAGGCGGCGTCATTACCGCGATATTGCAGAGAGTGCTTGGTCTGTCTTCGTCCGCGGCGTTCAGCATGAATTGGTCCATTGTGAACGCCTCCATTACCAAAATCATGTACAGCGGCGGTGGGCGTCGCTCGCTGGCTTATTTCAATAATTACAGTTATTTGCAGTGCGGCAGGGATCGCAGTTATGTCACCTGGCGCTGA
- a CDS encoding SDR family oxidoreductase has product MHKDLFQLTGQIALVTGASRGIGESIARTLAQYGAHVIVSSRKIEGCESVAQSIRDGGGSAEAIACHIGEMEQISSLFEQIKEKHGKLDILINNAATNPYFGHVLETDLGVFQKTVDVNIRGYFFMSVEAGKLMRAQKSGKIVNVASVNGVIPGHFQGIYSITKAAVISMTKTFAKECAGLGIRVNALLPGGTDTKFASALTQNEAIRKQLLQHVPMNRIAEPTEMAGAVLYLVSDAASYTTGSVLAVDGGYLVA; this is encoded by the coding sequence ATGCATAAAGACTTATTTCAATTGACGGGACAGATCGCGCTGGTCACTGGCGCCAGTCGCGGGATCGGCGAATCTATCGCCAGGACATTGGCGCAGTATGGGGCGCATGTGATTGTGTCCAGTCGCAAAATAGAAGGCTGCGAATCAGTGGCGCAGTCGATTCGCGACGGGGGCGGGTCCGCTGAGGCTATCGCCTGTCATATCGGTGAGATGGAGCAAATATCCTCACTGTTTGAACAGATAAAAGAAAAGCACGGCAAACTGGATATTCTGATCAACAACGCGGCCACCAACCCTTATTTCGGGCATGTGCTGGAGACGGACCTGGGCGTATTTCAGAAGACGGTAGATGTGAATATCCGTGGCTATTTCTTTATGTCAGTGGAAGCCGGCAAACTCATGCGGGCGCAGAAGAGTGGCAAGATCGTGAATGTGGCGTCGGTCAACGGCGTCATTCCCGGGCACTTTCAGGGCATCTATTCCATCACTAAAGCGGCGGTTATCAGTATGACCAAAACTTTCGCCAAGGAGTGCGCAGGCTTGGGGATTCGGGTAAATGCGTTGCTGCCGGGGGGAACAGACACCAAGTTCGCGTCTGCGCTCACACAGAATGAAGCGATACGTAAACAACTGCTGCAGCATGTGCCGATGAATCGTATCGCAGAGCCGACGGAAATGGCTGGCGCAGTGCTGTATCTGGTTAGCGACGCAGCTTCCTATACGACAGGGTCCGTGCTGGCGGTGGACGGCGGTTATCTGGTTGCGTAA
- a CDS encoding glutathione S-transferase, whose amino-acid sequence MQLIGSLTSPFVRKIRIQLLEKGLPFSLLEEIPWNADTSVPKFNPLGKVPVLIDEHGEIWFDSPVIAEYIETLETRHRLVPIKSIDAVRVRQLEALADGVCEAAIAIFLEKKRPSERQGPEWIARQEQKVERGLAALEKATVGRHWVYEDHLTLADIAIGCVVGWYDFRFGDSGWRNNHPHLADYVDRLFKRDSFIQTQPPES is encoded by the coding sequence ATGCAGCTCATCGGCTCACTTACCAGTCCTTTTGTCAGGAAGATCCGCATACAGTTATTGGAAAAGGGGCTTCCGTTTTCCCTGCTGGAGGAGATTCCCTGGAATGCGGATACATCCGTACCCAAATTCAACCCATTGGGCAAAGTTCCCGTATTAATCGACGAGCATGGCGAAATCTGGTTTGATTCGCCAGTTATCGCCGAATATATCGAGACTCTGGAAACCCGCCACCGCCTGGTTCCAATTAAGTCTATCGACGCAGTCAGAGTACGTCAGCTAGAAGCGCTTGCGGACGGCGTTTGCGAAGCGGCCATCGCCATCTTTCTGGAGAAAAAGCGCCCATCAGAGCGGCAAGGCCCGGAGTGGATCGCCCGCCAGGAGCAGAAAGTGGAGCGCGGATTAGCCGCCCTGGAAAAAGCCACTGTCGGCAGGCATTGGGTATATGAAGACCACCTCACGCTTGCGGACATCGCCATTGGCTGTGTGGTGGGCTGGTATGATTTCCGCTTCGGCGATTCAGGATGGCGCAATAACCACCCGCATCTTGCGGACTATGTAGACCGCTTGTTTAAACGCGATTCTTTTATTCAGACACAACCGCCAGAATCCTGA
- a CDS encoding choice-of-anchor N protein produces MKQTTTSLKAFVFSSAMLASTGAFALPALQIGIEDGTYDMASEDSVTSATAFTLYALADTGIVDAGLFDFRLSIAVTPKLSTPTDLGSIVVNGITIDITDDMTYGTPPIEAVTSSTDLPSHGIYDTYYYEVDFSFDTGNKATPYNVQDDPDGFALYGGSGDYLYYNAFNFDVSGFTGAIGSGLHFDLYALDFDLKKPIVAFAPFSHDGSYRVPEPTNLALFGIALAGLLVFRRRSA; encoded by the coding sequence ATGAAACAAACAACAACCTCACTCAAAGCGTTTGTCTTTTCATCTGCCATGCTCGCCTCAACAGGAGCATTCGCTCTTCCGGCGCTGCAAATTGGAATTGAAGATGGAACCTATGACATGGCCTCCGAGGATTCGGTAACCAGCGCCACCGCCTTTACACTTTATGCCTTAGCCGATACAGGTATCGTTGACGCTGGTTTATTTGATTTCCGCCTCAGCATCGCCGTCACGCCAAAACTGTCGACGCCGACTGACTTGGGCAGCATTGTCGTTAATGGCATCACCATTGATATTACCGATGATATGACTTACGGCACCCCGCCGATAGAAGCAGTCACCAGCAGTACTGATCTGCCAAGTCATGGTATTTACGACACTTATTACTACGAAGTCGATTTCTCTTTCGACACAGGTAATAAAGCAACGCCTTACAACGTTCAGGACGATCCAGATGGCTTCGCTCTGTACGGTGGATCAGGCGACTACCTGTACTACAACGCCTTTAACTTCGACGTATCAGGCTTTACCGGAGCCATCGGATCTGGGCTGCACTTTGACTTGTATGCGCTGGACTTCGACTTGAAAAAACCGATTGTGGCTTTCGCTCCGTTCTCTCATGACGGAAGTTACCGCGTACCGGAACCTACAAATCTGGCCTTATTCGGCATCGCGTTAGCCGGACTGCTGGTTTTCCGTCGTCGCTCAGCTTAA
- a CDS encoding TIGR00645 family protein, whose amino-acid sequence MERFIENLMYSARWILAPIYLGLSLALLALGVKFFQEIFHVLPVIFSMKEADLVLVVLSLIDLALVGGLLVMVMFSGYENFVSQLDIADGQEKLSWLGKVDSGTLKNKVAASIVAISSIHLLKIFMNAENVEETYLFWYVVIHMTFVVSAFCMGYLDKITRKDH is encoded by the coding sequence ATGGAGCGTTTTATTGAAAATTTGATGTATTCAGCGCGCTGGATACTGGCCCCGATTTATCTGGGCCTAAGCTTGGCCTTGTTAGCCTTGGGGGTGAAATTCTTCCAGGAGATTTTCCATGTGTTGCCTGTGATCTTCTCCATGAAAGAGGCGGATCTGGTGCTGGTGGTGCTGTCGCTGATTGATTTGGCTTTGGTCGGTGGCCTGTTGGTCATGGTGATGTTCAGCGGTTATGAAAACTTTGTTTCACAGTTGGATATTGCTGACGGGCAGGAAAAGCTTAGCTGGCTGGGGAAAGTGGACTCCGGCACCCTAAAAAATAAAGTGGCGGCTTCTATTGTCGCCATCTCCTCTATTCATCTGCTGAAAATATTCATGAACGCGGAGAATGTGGAGGAAACGTATCTATTTTGGTACGTGGTGATTCACATGACTTTTGTGGTGTCCGCATTCTGCATGGGATATTTGGACAAGATCACCCGCAAGGACCACTAA